The stretch of DNA GGAGAGCGCCTCCTCGGGACCGTCGAGGGGGGTCGGCGGCGCCGTTCCCGTGGGGACATCGTGACCCGGCAGCCGGTGGCTGGGGGTGAGGATTCGCTCCGCGGAAGCCGCGGTGGACAGGCACCAGTCGACGAAACAGCGCAGCGTACGCTCGTGTTGCCCGGAGTTCTCCAGTTCTTCGCCGAGTCGGCGGGCGTGCGGTTGGACGAGGTCATGGAATCGATAGGTGCCAGGACCCGTCTCCTCCAGGAGATTCGCCTCCACGAGAGCGTGGACGGCGATGTCGGTGGTGTCTCCCGATCCCCCGTCCTCGCCCGCGAGCGCGGTCAGCAACGAGAGGTCGTAGCGATCCGCGGGCAGTAGTCCCGTCCGGCGGTACAGCGCGCGGCTCTCGTCCGGAAGGATGTCGTACGTCATGTCCAGTGCTGTCCGCATCACGGCCTCTCCATCGGCGCGCAGGGTGTCGACGGCCCCTCGACCTCGGGACAGGATGTCGGCCAGAGCGGACACGGAACGGTAGGGACGCAGGGCGAGTTGCGCGGAGGCCAGGGCCACCGCCAGGGGCAGTCGGCCGCACAGTCTGACCACTTCACGGGCGGCGGCAGGCTCCCGCACCACACGATTCCCGCCGCCGATGGCCAGGAGTTCGACGGCCGACTCGGCGGGGAGCCCCTCCAGCCGGTGGACGGACGCGCCCTCGACGCGCAGACCGGTCAGGTTGCTTCTGCTGGTCACCACGGTGAGGCCGGTCGGCGTGCCCAGCAGAATGGGGCGTACCTGAGCAGCGGTGAACGCGCTGTCCAGAAGGACGGCCAGGTGCAGCCCCGAGGTCATCGAACGCCACAGCGCACTGCGCTGCGCGGTTCCGGCCGGCACGGAGGACGCGCCGAGCGCGACCAGAAAAGCCTCCAGGACGACGGCCGGCGAGACGGGCCCGCCTTCCACGTCGGTGGTCTGTCCGCCCAGGTCGGCGTAGAGCTGGCCGTCCGGAAAGCGGTCGGCGTGCTCGAAGAGCCAGCGGATGGCGAAGGTCGTCTTGCCGATGCCCGCGAGCCCGCTGACCACGAAGACCTGCGGTGCGTGCGGAGGCCATTGGGCACTCAGCGCGTTCAGGGTCCGTCGGTCGGTCTCCCGATCGACGAATCGCGCGGAGACCGGCGGCAGCTGCTGAGGCACGGGGAGACGGGGCGGGACCGCTGGGCTCGGCGGGTGGAAGTGGATGCCTCCGTGGATGTCCCGGGCCTGCACACTGGGGCCGTGGAGTACGGAATCGCCGCCGATGAAGTTGGCAGGCGCGGCGGGCATGGGATCGGGCGGCACACGGTCGGGGCCAGGATGGTGGCGTAACCACTCAGTCAGCGCGTGCTCGGTCGCGGTGTCGCGTGCGGCCAACGCGTGCAGTGCTCGGGCCAGCTCCTGTCGGATCGGCGCCCCGACCGGCTCTCCCCCCGGGGCACGCGGGGGCCAGAGGCGGGCGACCGACGGGTCCGCGCGGGCCGCGGTCTCCACCAACCGGGCCAGATCGCGCCACGCGGGGGACCCCGGTTCGGCGCCGCAGGCGGCCACGGCCGACAGCAACGCCTCCAGTCCGTCCGACGAGAAAGCACGCACGTCCGCAATTCCTTTCGGTCCCCCGGGAGTCACTTCCCGGTCCGGCTAGGACATGAACTTATACGTCTACTAATCGGTCAACATTGAGCATATGGCGCAGCCTTATGGTCGATCCCCGCATGGCCATGACATTCTCGAAAGCTCGGCAGTCACAGGCCCTACCGGCGGGGAGGACGCTGGTGGAGTTCGAGATCAGGCTTTCGGGATCGGTGGAGATACGCGCAGCGGGCCGCCGCAGTGGACTCGGATCGACGAAGACGAGAGTCACGCTCGCCGCCCTCGCCTGGGACGCTCGCCGTACGGTGAGCGTGGACACCCTGATCCACCGTATCTGGGACGAGCATCCGCCAAGCAAGGCCAGGGAGGCGCTCCACGCTCACATCTCACGGATCAGAGGGGCCCTGCGGATCGCCGCCGTCGACGCACCCGCGATCGTCAGCCGCACGAACTCGTATTCCCTGGAGATCGACCCGGCCCAGGTGGACCTGCGCTGCTATACGAGTTGCGTCGAACGAGCCCGTCCCCTCAGGGACAGCGGTGACGGGGAAGCCGCCCTGCGGCTGCTGAACCGCGCCGACAGTCTCTGGCACGGTGAACCGCTGACCGGGATCACCGGATCCTGGGCCGAGCACCTGCGTGCCGCCATCGGTGAGACCGGCCTCGTGGCTGCGATGACGCGAGCCGAGATCCTCCTCGACGGAGGAAACTTCGCCGGGGTCGTTCCCCTGCTCCTGCCGTTGGCCGAGGAGCATCCCGTGGACGAAGCCCTGGCCGAACGGCTGGCCGTCGCTCTGTACGGCAGCAACCGGACGGCCGAGGCGACCAGGCTGCTCCAGAGGACGCGGCAACGCGTCGTGCGTGACATCGGTCTCGACGCCGGCCGCGGACTGCACCGAGTCCACCAGGGGATCCTGGCGGGGACCCCTGCCGCGGCTCTGCTCCCACGTGCCGGGGGTGAAAAGAGGCCGAGTTCGCGGCCTGCTCGTCGGGTGCCGGACAACGTCCCGCGCGATGTTCCGTGGGCCGGACGACGCGACGAACTACGGCAGCTCACCTCAGCGCTCCGCGAGAGACCGGGCGCCTCGGACATCGTCACGGTCGAGGCCATCCATGGAATGGGCGGTGTCGGCAAGTCGGCCCTGGCTGTCCACCTGGCGCATCGACTACGGGACCAGTTTCCGGACGGGCGCGTCTTCCTCCCCCTGGGCAGTCGCCGTGCCGAGCCACTCACCCCGGTCCGAGCACTCACCGAACTGCTGCGGCTGCTCGGCCTGCCCAAAAAGGAACTGCCGCGCGGACTCGATGAGTTGGTCGCGCTGTGGCGCTCGGTGGCACGTGACCGCCGCATGCTGGTGATCCTCGACGACGCGACTTCCTCCGCGCAGATCCGTCCCCTGCTTCCGGGGGCTTCCCCGACGGCGGTCGTCGTGACCAGTCGCCGACGGCTGCCCGGACTGCCCGGAGTACGTCCGGTCTCACTGGATGTGCTGCCCCCCGAGGACGCGGTGGCGCTCTTCTCGCAGAGACTGGGGGGAGGGCGTGACACCGATCCGTCGGACGTGGCGGAGATCGTCAGGATCTGTGGGTACCTCCCGCTCGCGGTCGAGATCGCAGCGAGCCGGTTGCTCGCCCGCGGGTCGTGGACCACGTCCGACCTGCTGCGTCAGTTGGGCGGCGGCGGCGGCCACCTGGCCCAACTGCGGGACGTCGAGCGTACGTTGGCTCATGTCTTCGCGGTTTCGTACGACTCGCTCAACGCCGAGCAGCAACTTGTCTTCCGCCGTATCGGAATGCACGTGGGGACGGAGTTCGGGGCGGGGGCCATTGCTGCGGTGACGGGATCCTCACGGGAAGTGGCCGAACGCGTACTCGAAGAACTGTTGGCCCACTCCCTTGTGTCCGAGTCCACTCCACATCGTTTCGCCATGCATGATCTTCTGCGCGACTACGCGCGATCGCTGATCGAGGCCGGTGACAGCGATTCCGAGGACGATGTCCGACAGGCCGCACAACGGCTGGTGGGTCATTACGTCCAAACAGCCGACCGGGCCGACCGGCTGGCGTACCCCTTCCGCTCCCGCACGGATCTTGATGTCGGTGATTCCACCACTCCACCGTGTCCGGAAATCGCCGATTCACGATCGGCGGAACAGTGGTTGATCATCGAGTCGGGCAATCTCCTTGACACTCTGGACTGGCTTGTAAACCATGGCACCGAACATCAACTAGCCGTATCCGTCCACGTGTTGGCGGGCTGGTTGGACATGGAGGGACACCTCGCCGCGGCCGAGCCGTTGCTGCGCCGCGCCGTAGCCCATTGGGGCGCCGCAGGTGACAGCGTCGCCAGGGCGCGAGCCCTGCTCGACCTCTGCGCGGTGTACACCCACGGCTCCCGCTACGACGAAGCGATCTCGGCCGCACGCGAGGCGGCCGCTGTCGCGCGGTCTCTGCGGGACAGGGAACTGGAGAGCGAGTGCATCCACCAACTCTCGATCTCCCTGTGGCAGACAGGCCAGTACACGCTGGTCAGGTCGCTTCAGAAAGACTCCTTGAAATTACTTCTGCAAACAGGCAATGTGCTGCGTATCGCGCGCTGTAAGAACCTGCTCGGAATAGCTCATCTCCACTTGGGGGAGAACGAGGAGGCGCTGGCGTGCTTCAATTCCTCCCTTTCGGATTTCTCGGAAATAGGTTACAACCGGGGGAGATATACCGCGCTGAACAATACGGCGGAATTCCATAAGAAGAATGGGCGCCCGGAGAGTGCGGAAGTCGCTTACCGTCAGGCGATGGCGGTGGCGGAGCAGATGGGGAATCCCAGAGATAAAGCGACGCTGCAAATCAATTTGGCGTCGGTCATGAATGATCTGGGTAGGACCGATGAGGCACTTTCCATGTACGGCTTGGCCCTACCGGTTCTGCGTGACGTCGGAGACCGGCGCGCGGAGGCCATCGCGCTCACGAGGACCGGCAGGGCGTACCGCGCGGCCGGCCGGGTCGAGGAGGCCCTGCGCCAGCACGTCGCCGCACTTGAGGTGGCACGGGCTATCCACGCGGCGGGGGAAGAGGTCGACGTGCTGTACGACTTGGCGCTGGCCGAACGGGACGCGGGGCGCACGGCTGACGCTGTGGCGCATCTGGAAGAGAGTCTGGTGGCCAGCCGGCGCTTGGATGCTCCTGCCGAAGAGGCCCGAGCCGCGGGAGTGCTGGCCGAGCTCCGGGGCGAGAGGACCGCTCGGGAGAACTGAGCGGAAGTGCCCCGTCAGATGGGTGTGCGCGTAAATCGGCGCAGCTCTCCCTGTCGTCATCCCGTACGCATGCGCTTGATCAAAGAGATAGTCTTCTCATGCGCGAGTCGCTGGCGCCGCCACACCAGCGGAGCTGTGCCTTGCTCGCGTTTCAGATGTTGACCGATGCACATGCAGGATTGAAAGGTACAAACCTTCGTGAAAAACTTCCGCGCCGTCGCCAGATTCATATGCGCCTGCACGCTAACATGCATTGCATGTGCAGTCGCAAACGGCGCTGGCCCGACCTATCCGTCGGGCACGTAGACGCTCCGGTGTCCGGGGCCGGGTGTCCGGTGTCCGGGGCCGGTGTCTGTTACCGACCCCGACCCCGGGCCCGGCACCGGGCACCGGGCACCGGGCACCGGACACCGGGCACGGGGCACCGGCCCCGGACACGCCCGACGGCGCCCACTCGGGCGACCGGCCGATTCTGATACGACGACGCCCCTCCGATCAGTACGACTCCGCGGAGCGACTCGGGGCACAGCGGACGGGTTCGTTCCCCGGGCGCGTGACACCTCCGACGGCCAAGACGCACTGGAGACTCGACCACCCGCAGCCACCGGCCCGGAAGTTGACGGTGCTCGTCGTTTCGAACGTTCCCACGCTTTCCACCTACGGGGCCAACGACTCGGGCAGCTCGTTCTACAACAACTCCCGGCGCGCGGTGACCCTCTACACCAACAACGGCTACGCCGGCCAGGAACGGACCCTGGGCCCTGGGCCCTGGGCCCTGGCGAAGAATTCAGGACGGCGCCCGCCGGCTTCAACGACAAGATCTCCTCGGTCAAGTTCCGCTGACCCCATCACGGGCCGGGCGGAACGGCACCCGCCCGGCCCGGCCCACGCATCGGCTGACACAGCAGGCCACTCGACCACGCAGACACACGTGACGGGCGTTGTCGGCTCCGGCCATGCGAAAACATGCCTCGTGCGCCGAGGCAACTCCCCAACGCGCTCCCGATTTGAGGATGGCGCCCGCCCATCCCGTCCGCTCACCGGCGGTCTGCTTCGTTCATGGACGGCTGTCGCCCCGTTCCGGGCGCGACCGGCACCTGCCATGGGGGCGGAAGAGTTCGACTTCTCAGCTCGGCGTCAGCTGTATCGCGCGGTCGCTGCTCTGATGTTGCCGAACGCGGTGCCCTCACGAGTGGGACAAGTACCCGATCCCCGAGTCCGTGACCCACATAGCAGTGCTGTCATCCAGCCTCCACGGGCCCTTCGACAACGTGGCTCGCACTCCCTCGCGGTCCTGTACGGAATGCGGTTCGGCCCCAAGCTTTGATCGTCATTCCCCGAGAGTCACCGGGGTTCCTCGTAAGATCCGTTCCAGCCCTCCGCCCCCTCGGGGTGGTGGAGCCGGTGCATGATCTCGTCGCCCTGTGCGACTCCGATGTCGCTGAGGACACGTGCCAGGTTGACTCCGACGAAGCCTCTGTCCTCCGGCGTCAGCGACTGGAGCGTCGCTGCGAGGGTGTGTTCCCAACTGGCCTCGCCGCCGAGGAGAGTCCGGTGGGTCACGGTCCATTCGAGCACGTCCTTCGCCTGTTCAGGCTGGTTCAGCAGCCAGAGCGCGGCCAGGCCGACGGGGCCGCCCGCGACCACTTCCCGGTAGAAGCGGTACGCCTCACGGTGGGCTTCGCCGAACCCGGATGGCAGGGCGGGTTCGACACCCGCCCCGGGGGTGGGGAGGAACGCGGCCGGCGGGTCCAGGAACCAGTACGTGAGGCCGAAGCCGTCGATCACCCGTGGCCGACCGGGCGGTTCGACCTCGGTCGTGCCGAAGTGGGGCGGCGGCCGCCGTAGCGGGTCGGCAGCGCCGGGCAGGGTGGCGCTGTCACTGATGTGGCCGGCCACGAGGTGTCGTGCCCGTTCCTCGGTGAGCTGGTTCCTCGCAGCGTCGACCGGGTTGCTGATCCGCCAGGCGACCCCGTACCTGGCAGGGTGCTTCGGCGGTCGGCGCGGGATGTCGACCGAGATCCGCCGTTCGGCGAGCGAGACCCACACGATGTCGAGGAAGTCCTGCTGACGCACGGTACGCATGGTCGGCCGGGGATAGCCCCAGTAGTCGTCGCCGCGGGGCGGCACCATTCCGTCGACCCCGTTGGCCGCGAGAAACACCAGGGCCCGGTTCTCCTGCGCACCGAGGCGGAGCCGAAGCAACTGCCAGAAAGGTGAGGACGTCAGGGGCGCGATGAGCGGACTGGTCATGAGGCGAACCCTTCTACTGAGGAGGCCGTACGTACGCGATGGCGGCGCAGGAAGAAACGCAGGACGCCGCGGTTGGTTCGGGCCGTACGGGAAAGTGCGGAGAGGAAGCCCGGAAAGTCGGTCCGGCGCCGTTGGGCCGGGTCGC from Streptomyces tsukubensis encodes:
- a CDS encoding peptidase inhibitor family I36 protein translates to MLVVSNVPTLSTYGANDSGSSFYNNSRRAVTLYTNNGYAGQERTLGPGPWALAKNSGRRPPASTTRSPRSSSADPITGRAERHPPGPAHASADTAGHSTTQTHVTGVVGSGHAKTCLVRRGNSPTRSRFEDGARPSRPLTGGLLRSWTAVAPFRARPAPAMGAEEFDFSARRQLYRAVAALMLPNAVPSRVGQVPDPRVRDPHSSAVIQPPRALRQRGSHSLAVLYGMRFGPKL
- a CDS encoding tetratricopeptide repeat protein → MRAFSSDGLEALLSAVAACGAEPGSPAWRDLARLVETAARADPSVARLWPPRAPGGEPVGAPIRQELARALHALAARDTATEHALTEWLRHHPGPDRVPPDPMPAAPANFIGGDSVLHGPSVQARDIHGGIHFHPPSPAVPPRLPVPQQLPPVSARFVDRETDRRTLNALSAQWPPHAPQVFVVSGLAGIGKTTFAIRWLFEHADRFPDGQLYADLGGQTTDVEGGPVSPAVVLEAFLVALGASSVPAGTAQRSALWRSMTSGLHLAVLLDSAFTAAQVRPILLGTPTGLTVVTSRSNLTGLRVEGASVHRLEGLPAESAVELLAIGGGNRVVREPAAAREVVRLCGRLPLAVALASAQLALRPYRSVSALADILSRGRGAVDTLRADGEAVMRTALDMTYDILPDESRALYRRTGLLPADRYDLSLLTALAGEDGGSGDTTDIAVHALVEANLLEETGPGTYRFHDLVQPHARRLGEELENSGQHERTLRCFVDWCLSTAASAERILTPSHRLPGHDVPTGTAPPTPLDGPEEALSWLDTHRGGLMGAVRHSAQVGWDFSCWRLTDLMWPLFLRLRPSAMWIEAHRLGLVAARHSGSRQGEGRMLTSGAIGLRNAGRYPEAADWYRQALEMATADGDVRHQAQAVNGLGHVRLLTHRLDEAREHFEHALWLRESIGYRRGAALSRRRLGETALAAGDLDTAAEQLRRAHTALESLGEQYEATRVLALLGHVLDRCGEHDGGARRLREALARFRAGSARSEHWEARCLEWLGRAADAVGDHAEAVRHFEAARLLFRRLSPEDARRLDSRLRRP
- a CDS encoding AfsR/SARP family transcriptional regulator, whose amino-acid sequence is MAMTFSKARQSQALPAGRTLVEFEIRLSGSVEIRAAGRRSGLGSTKTRVTLAALAWDARRTVSVDTLIHRIWDEHPPSKAREALHAHISRIRGALRIAAVDAPAIVSRTNSYSLEIDPAQVDLRCYTSCVERARPLRDSGDGEAALRLLNRADSLWHGEPLTGITGSWAEHLRAAIGETGLVAAMTRAEILLDGGNFAGVVPLLLPLAEEHPVDEALAERLAVALYGSNRTAEATRLLQRTRQRVVRDIGLDAGRGLHRVHQGILAGTPAAALLPRAGGEKRPSSRPARRVPDNVPRDVPWAGRRDELRQLTSALRERPGASDIVTVEAIHGMGGVGKSALAVHLAHRLRDQFPDGRVFLPLGSRRAEPLTPVRALTELLRLLGLPKKELPRGLDELVALWRSVARDRRMLVILDDATSSAQIRPLLPGASPTAVVVTSRRRLPGLPGVRPVSLDVLPPEDAVALFSQRLGGGRDTDPSDVAEIVRICGYLPLAVEIAASRLLARGSWTTSDLLRQLGGGGGHLAQLRDVERTLAHVFAVSYDSLNAEQQLVFRRIGMHVGTEFGAGAIAAVTGSSREVAERVLEELLAHSLVSESTPHRFAMHDLLRDYARSLIEAGDSDSEDDVRQAAQRLVGHYVQTADRADRLAYPFRSRTDLDVGDSTTPPCPEIADSRSAEQWLIIESGNLLDTLDWLVNHGTEHQLAVSVHVLAGWLDMEGHLAAAEPLLRRAVAHWGAAGDSVARARALLDLCAVYTHGSRYDEAISAAREAAAVARSLRDRELESECIHQLSISLWQTGQYTLVRSLQKDSLKLLLQTGNVLRIARCKNLLGIAHLHLGENEEALACFNSSLSDFSEIGYNRGRYTALNNTAEFHKKNGRPESAEVAYRQAMAVAEQMGNPRDKATLQINLASVMNDLGRTDEALSMYGLALPVLRDVGDRRAEAIALTRTGRAYRAAGRVEEALRQHVAALEVARAIHAAGEEVDVLYDLALAERDAGRTADAVAHLEESLVASRRLDAPAEEARAAGVLAELRGERTAREN